The following DNA comes from Anastrepha obliqua isolate idAnaObli1 chromosome 1, idAnaObli1_1.0, whole genome shotgun sequence.
TTAAGAACATTGATCCATTATTACTGGCACCTACCTGCATACTACTAGCGTCTAAAGTGGAGGAATTCGGTGTGATATCTAATTCGCGCCTCATCACCATCTGCCAGTCAGTTATTAAATCGAAATTTAGCTACGCCTACACGCAGGAGTTCCCCTATCGTACTAACCATGTTTTGGAGTGTGAATTCTATTTGCTGGAAAATTTAGATTGCTGTTTGATTGTATATCAACCATATCGACCACTATTGCAGATGGTGCATGACATGGGACAAGAAGAGCAATTGTTGACATTGAGCTGGCGTATAGTTAACGATTCGTTGCGTACTGATGTCTGTTTGCTTTACCCACCTTATCAGGTATTTTCTTATTCAGATCAtcatatcaaaaaatatttttatataataccgATTACTTGGTCGAATTATAGATTGCAATTGCATGCTTACAAATAGCTTGCGTTATACTTCAAAAGGATTCAATGAAAACTTGGTTCGCCGAACTTAACGTGGACCTAGACAAAGTGCAAGAAATTGTGCGGGCAATTGTAAATCTTTATGAACTTTGGAAAGACTGGAAAGAAAAAGACGAAATACAACTGCTGTTAAGTAAAATACCAAAACCTAAGCCGACGCCGCAGCGTTAAGTACAGCTAGACCTTTCgtcttactttttataaatataagtatttgtatttttgtaagtaagaaatgtaatgtttttatattaatttatataatacaatacTTTATTATCGGATAGACACACTTCAAAATTagagatattttgttttaccaGTTGCAAATTTCGTATTCAGTATTTTTGCTTTATCaactatttgttttgtttgattcttatcaattttatttaattttaaatccacGTCACGGCTAAATGGTCGACGCTCGGGTTTAGCGCCCGCCGCAGCTAATTCTTTTTCCTGCAAGAAGTTTAAGGAAATGATGCATAAATGGCTATACATGCGTACTATATACACAATTGGGGAAATAAGTTATAGATGTAATGTCAAACTTACCTTCTTCCTTTGCTCCTTACGCAACTTCTTTTGATGCATTTCAACCAACGATTCATCTCGTTTGTGgtcctttttgtgttttttagcaATTCGTTCTTGCTCCTCGTCACGTTTTCTCTCATATGCGGCCTCAGCGTTTCGTTTTAATACCTCGACTTTTGTGGCATCCTTCGATGTACTCGGGGTGGGATTCTCTGCATCTTGGGGCGTTTTTGTCCAAGAGGAGCTATATGTGAGTAAAAtcattgtaaataaatttcttgttaGTTAAATGAATATTCGCTCACCGGTCACTAAAATCGGGCCTTTCCTTGCCCTGATGAAATGTACGCTTCATGTTCGCAAGTGCCGCTAATCCTCCTTTCAATCCAACCGCTGGTAGTTCTAACATCCACTCTTCACGTACTTTGACATCCACCGATTGTCCAGTTCCACTTTCTATGGCTGCAAGCTTTAATTCTAGTGCGCGCTCTTCTAATTCTATTTGGGTGGCGCTCATTGGTATCATGCCCTCGCCGTCAGCAGGTGTAGGCATAGGACCGTAGGAAAACGCCATGTCATGTTCTTCGCCATCCTCATTTAATACCTCCATTTCGCAAGGTTCAGCTACTTTCGTACTATCAGTTAATTGTGAAAATTCACGGGGTAAAACTGGACCTATCAAAGCCTTCTCGACTTTGGGCTCATCTTTGAGCAAATGTGGTGGTAGCGCTGGACCGAAAGCGTCGTCATTGTGCTCAAGTTCTGCTCTTTTCTCAGCTTGCATTGGCAGCGTAATGGCCAGCTTTACTCGGTGCCTTTCTTGACGATTGTGCTTAATATCCTTGTGACGCTTAGCTTTCTTTTCCTTGTGTCTGTGCTTTTTTTTCTcagatttgcattttattttcttattttttttatgctttttatacTTCTCAgatgatgaggatgaggatgcGGATGAATCAGTGTCGCTGGTCATTTTATGCCGATTTATTTTCGTGAAAGGTTACATGTATCTAACAAacggaaaaataattaaaactgcATTAGTATATTAGAATTTATGTTTTATGCACTTTATTGCgctaaatagttaaaaataactCAAAGAGATAACGAATCTTAGTAAATACAAACATATTGGACAGCcaacaaaattgtttaagaTTTACATTGTAAAAATCCCTTGAGAGCCACTctgtgcaaatttttaaatgcttcTAATCAGAAATATTTAACAACTACACCTTTGTAAGTGTAATTATGTGTAATTTTTCGGTAGCAAGATATTTAAGAAGCAAAGCATAGATACCAAAAAGCGTTTTTCCTTTATATTACTTTGGCATGGTTCTAAAAGCAGTAATTGCCTTATCAACGTACTGTTTCCCCCAATTAGGAAAAAGTCTTAAGCGCCTTACGATAGCTGTAAAGCAGAGATTTGAAAAATCCTGCACtggctatattttttattgactgAGTAATACTGCTGCGCCACACTATGTCATTTACTGAAGTTTGCACAAGTTCGAGAAGATTGTGTGAATCTGCCAAGTGTGGTACTATATTCATATAATCACCCTTAAATGCTGAATTTCGTACAATCCGTTTTTGCAATTCATTTGGTACGTTGCGTAGATGATGTATCTTAGCTTTCGACGACTTGTCCTGCTCAAACTGAGTAATTGTGTTGCCCGTTCCCACTTCCTTGGCATTAAAATCGGCCCCCACGTAATCAGTCAATTTTTGCAATACTGGAGAATAGAGATTCAAGAAATCTTTCTCTTGTGCCAACACTATATTGCGAACTTTGTGCTTATTCTCGCCGAATATCATTCGGAAATCTCCTTTATAACTGAGGCTCGATATTGTATGGAATAGTTGATAGGCTGTGAACCGTTCTGGTAGTAAAAGTAAGGCTACTTGAAATGCGCTGAGTAAGTTGCACGCTAAAGCCTCCTTTAATTCGTCATCGCCATTTGTTGCTACCAAATCGAATACAGGTTTTTGTAGCCGGCCCGCAAGATACAAGTACCGCCAATTCTGTAAATCATCCAACAAGTGTTCTCGCGATATGACGCCATATTTAATTGTTACATGAATATCGTGCAGCGGCACTAATGTATTGAAGTATACACGTGCACCTAAATGCTCTTGGTAATTCATGATGAAACGCGGGCCCAGTAGGCGTAATAGAGAGTAGTGGCTTTCCTGACGATCGAGATTTTCAGCATGCCAACCTAGTGGATCACGCACACAAAATATTAAGTCAATAATGTTGTTCTTTTGTTTAGCAACTTCTTCATAGCCAATTTGTTGCTTCACACCGCTGCCATAAGCAAATACATACGAAAGACCACCACGAGGAAAACGCGCCAAAATATCTTTGAAAATAGCCATTTCAGAATGTAAATATAATTACTTTTTACTGATGTGAAACGGTTGTTTAATTgaacttttatattttcattaaatcggACACATCCAAATATCCTTCGCTGTTAAATTGTTGTTGTGAGCCCAGCTGTAAAAGAATGTAGCCGGATTGTTAAAAGCCAAAAGGGAACTAAAATTATAAGgtatgttcatgtaaaaattatccagtaattTGTCACTAAAAGTATGTTCACATAtggcaaaattgacaatcagcagCTAAGACTGTTTTGAAAGGCTTTTCTTTATAGAAATTGATTTGGTGGAATATGCATTTTGGAGTTTTAGGTTTGTTTAATTCtcattaacgatatgaagaaaagacaaggagagggaatagctaatttaattgtgcAATTGGCTACTAGTAAtgaacagttggaggaaatccgtaaacgttTACTGAAGtctcaaaaaaattatggtaaCAATACtcatgcgaaattcgatattaaattttataataagtaataagaggtcATACATTTATGGACACAagcatttttctgttttatgactagcatgaaaaagctcctcataaaaatatttgacgttcggagtcggcttgaaactgtaggtcgctccatttgtggaataacatcaagacgcataagatatatagaaggaggagctcggccaaacacccagaaagggtgtacgcgccaattatatacatatataatctcTCTATTTAATTACGAATtaggagttaagcacgaaaaagtagataaccTACTTTCATGTGATCGTAttataacttatttatttaatatacaaataacaataaattattttttttttacaataaaaggagCACTAGCTACCACGGACAAGTAACTTAATATACGAGAATTCGCgtacatgaacgcaaaaccagaAACAATTTGCAATTTTGGTTGGTGGGAAAATCTCGAAAGCTCAGTTGGGCTACCTcgtattaagttaaaaaaaaagaaaaacaataaagcaaataaaatgcaaaataacgagctcagcatcacatgattttattttgtccacaatTTGTTCCACTTTATCACCGCTGTCCATTAGCAATTGTATTTCTGTGGcattgcatattttttcatatttttcttgcttccgtctgtgcatgtatgtatatatattgccaaattagttaataacAAACAAGAACacgcataaaacacaaaatataccTTAAATACTTTCGATTTGCAGCAATGGAGACTGGAAGCTGTGGTTCAGAAGTACATAGCTTTATATCATTGCTGATTCCTAtttaatgtatgtatgggttcaaataaactttataaattttatctgaAGTATATTTAGTTACATTCTCCATTTtcatcacaatttttatttaaatttagaactttgactcaattcgcaaattttaatgcgatttaattttatttgcgaaaattatccagtaaaaatttgtaactttccctcaaaatgaaatgtcattttgcactctcactttcccctactttgcaatatttttgataCATGAAGataacaatatttacaaattatttgttttatgaacCTTGAATCAGTAACGATTGTATTTTcaacatcaattttttttaacgaatcTCATTATACTTTCTGGTCACTCTGGTAGCTCATCTGATGTggcaatgtatttttttttacaaagagAATTATGACATTcgattttatgttatgtttatCAGCTCATTAAGTTCGTGtactagcaaaaaaattttctaacgcTTGTCTGTACTTCGTAACTattactaaaatattaaaaaatgtatttcaaaacaatttatgtCACAGTGGGGACTACCAAATTTGATGAGCTTATTAACGAAGTCGTGTCTTCTCGATGTTTGCACGCTTTACAGCAGCGGGGTTGTCAAAAGTTGGTCATCCAGCACGGTCATGGGAGACCTGTACAAAATGTAAATCACATTCGCCAAGTATATGGTATCACACTTGAACAATACGACTTCAAGCTTGAAACACCAAGAACTGATATACTGGATGCTGATCTGATAATAGGTCATGCAGGCGCCGGCACTTGTATGGACATATTGAATCACAGTCGACCCGGTATCATAGTGGTCAATGACAGATTAATGGATAATCATCAGAAAGAATTGGCACAGGAACTGAGTAAAGAAGGATACGTATTTTATTCTAATGTGGAAGGACTGGCCAAAATAATAGAGCAAGCGGATGTAACTAAGTTGCAGGCATATGAAAAACGTAATAATATACCACATTTTGTGAATTACTTGAACGAGATGATGATtgcttcatatttttaattactacatatatatatattatacttattAAAAGAGGAGTAATGGAAATTCTAATGGGATAAATaagaattcatttaatttttataagatttttaatGTGAAACGCGAAAATAAGTGCGTTGAGTTTCTATAGGttacaataaaattacaaaatgatAAAAAGCATTCCCATTTAGTCTTCTATGTATTCGAATGGCTCTGGAGGCTCGGGTTCCTTAGCGTCTTCGTTCTTTGGGCCATAAGCTGCAACTGGTTCAACCAACTCTTGCTCAGCAGATTTGCCTGTATGTTGCAGTACAATAATACCACCAATTGTCACGTCCTTGAGGGGTATATAAGCCTGAGCTTCAGCAACGCTAACAACTTTAAGTTGTTGGCGCACGACACGAGCGGGATTCTGTAGGATTTCGAAATTGGGTTCAGGTTCTTTTTTGTCCttcttttctttctctttttccttttctttttcttctttctttttatcGACTGTCTCCTTGTCTTCCtccttcttcttttctttctcatctttctttttcttttcgtcTTTTTTCTCGATCTTTTCATcaacatccatttttttatcgtCCTTCTTTGATTCCTTGCTATCCTCGTCCACATCCATTTTATTATCTTCCTCCTTCTTATCAGCAATTTCTCGACGTCTTTGGCGCGCAGCTATAGAGAGCACAGCTGTAGCCACTTTTTCACGCTCCTCTGATTTCTTTTCTTCCAAGGGCGCCGGGTAGGCATACAGAGATGGTTTTGCCGCAGATTTGAACTCCATCTTAGGCATTTTAAGATCCGAGTTCAAGCCAATAACACAGGTTGGAGTAAATGCCAACGCGAGTGAATGTGCTAATGGGAACCAATACCAGTACTGAGTGAATACCAGCATTCCTACCACAGCTTGCAAATTAGTATGTCCAGTGCGCGATTGCAATGAAAGTGTAGCATTGCGACCGCCTCCATCAATAATGCctaaaaaatagatatttaatttctttgataTCGTcatatgtaatattttaatttttatttaccctGAGCGAGGATGGCACCAAATTTGGCCATGACATCTTCATGCTTGTTGCTGATTACTTCGGCATAAAGCTGACGGAAGAAGGTGTTTTTCGGACAAGTCTGGTCAGTGTGTTGAATCAGAATCATAGCAGAAGCGATGAGAGCGCCCTGACGTACAAAATTTACTGGATCAAATTTAACCATAGGTTCCAAGAGGCCAATTGCTTCGCGCAGACCGGTACCAGCACAAGCAATGCCCAAAGCCATAGCAGCACCGTATCGAACGTGTGGGTTGTAAGACTCCGCTAGTAAACTTACAACAGAGGGGCATTGCTCAGGTGTACGGAAGAGGATGAAACCAATAGCAGTTACCGCAGCTCGTCGTACATCATCATTTACATCAGAAACTGCGACGTGTAATAGGCGGCGAATAGCTTTATTGCTTCCAGTGCCATTGTAAGCCATTGCTATAGTGTACATGCCAGAACGTCGAAGTACGGGGTCTTTGTCAGTGGACAAACTGGTAACCAATGGATCCGCCTCTTCTAGGCGTGCAAACATGGTTAATGAAATACCAACTGATAACCCCCTTAAGATTTTCTCATGCTGTGTTTCTTGGGCATACGAAACCATGTCCTCGATTGCTTGGGCATTTTTAGAGCCCAGCATTACCATACCCATCGCTATACCAGCGGCCTCACCGGTAACAGCATCATCTTGGTACAAATTGAATTTAAGCTGCTCATACAAATCTTGACGATGAGTGCCCATTGCTGCAAGACCTAACCCCAAACAGCCTCCATgacgaacattttcattttgagCATCTTTTAATTGCTGTAGAAGGTAGTCGATTATGTTTGCACCATGATTGGCATGAATCATACCCAAAGCATACAGGCCACCACCCTCAGAATAACCGGAGCTGGGTCCAGTCTCCTTTGGCAAGTAGCTTTGCATAAGACCCAAAGAATCCTTTTCGTGTCCACGGTGGATGACACCCAAAGATGCAGTGGCTGTTAATTTTGCCCAATTTGTGGCACGCGCCAGCCAATCTAAGTTATCGCGTAAAAATTGATCGGAGGTTGTGCCAGCATGCATAAAAGCATTGGCGATTACCGTAGCAGTGTGGCAAATTGATACTCGCACAGCTTCTTTTGTGCCTCGAAGGATTTGAAGATCAGCATGATTACTGCGAATTAAGAACTGCAGCTGAAGGTCAATGGTTACTTCGCCAGACAAAATAGAAATAAGcttctcaatatttttttggtgggCCTTTTCGGAGTCGTTCAGGGAGTCAATTGTCCTCTCAATCTTAGCATCGCCTATTGCAAGAATtagtaaattgaattaaataaaacaaaaggtaCCGTAAAACTTACCTTCGGCATCTCCGGCAGAATCTTCTGTCGACTTAGGCTTCTCATCGTTAGATGACTTCGATGCATCATCGCTGCCAGCGGCATTTGTGCCCTGAGGCTTAAAAGTTGACGGTAATGCTGTGGGAATTGGTGCTGTTTCCTTAAGTGCCTGAAGTACTTTACC
Coding sequences within:
- the LOC129252841 gene encoding cyclin-C, giving the protein MAGNFWQSSHSQQWILDRQDLIRERQYDLQVLSEDEYQKIFIFFANVIQVLGEQLKLRQQVIATATVYFKRFYARNSLKNIDPLLLAPTCILLASKVEEFGVISNSRLITICQSVIKSKFSYAYTQEFPYRTNHVLECEFYLLENLDCCLIVYQPYRPLLQMVHDMGQEEQLLTLSWRIVNDSLRTDVCLLYPPYQIAIACLQIACVILQKDSMKTWFAELNVDLDKVQEIVRAIVNLYELWKDWKEKDEIQLLLSKIPKPKPTPQR
- the LOC129252838 gene encoding GPALPP motifs-containing protein 1, with amino-acid sequence MTSDTDSSASSSSSSEKYKKHKKNKKIKCKSEKKKHRHKEKKAKRHKDIKHNRQERHRVKLAITLPMQAEKRAELEHNDDAFGPALPPHLLKDEPKVEKALIGPVLPREFSQLTDSTKVAEPCEMEVLNEDGEEHDMAFSYGPMPTPADGEGMIPMSATQIELEERALELKLAAIESGTGQSVDVKVREEWMLELPAVGLKGGLAALANMKRTFHQGKERPDFSDRSSWTKTPQDAENPTPSTSKDATKVEVLKRNAEAAYERKRDEEQERIAKKHKKDHKRDESLVEMHQKKLRKEQRKKEKELAAAGAKPERRPFSRDVDLKLNKIDKNQTKQIVDKAKILNTKFATGKTKYL
- the LOC129252840 gene encoding phosphatidate cytidylyltransferase, mitochondrial codes for the protein MAIFKDILARFPRGGLSYVFAYGSGVKQQIGYEEVAKQKNNIIDLIFCVRDPLGWHAENLDRQESHYSLLRLLGPRFIMNYQEHLGARVYFNTLVPLHDIHVTIKYGVISREHLLDDLQNWRYLYLAGRLQKPVFDLVATNGDDELKEALACNLLSAFQVALLLLPERFTAYQLFHTISSLSYKGDFRMIFGENKHKVRNIVLAQEKDFLNLYSPVLQKLTDYVGADFNAKEVGTGNTITQFEQDKSSKAKIHHLRNVPNELQKRIVRNSAFKGDYMNIVPHLADSHNLLELVQTSVNDIVWRSSITQSIKNIASAGFFKSLLYSYRKALKTFS
- the LOC129247947 gene encoding UDP-N-acetylglucosamine transferase subunit ALG13 homolog — its product is MYFKTIYVTVGTTKFDELINEVVSSRCLHALQQRGCQKLVIQHGHGRPVQNVNHIRQVYGITLEQYDFKLETPRTDILDADLIIGHAGAGTCMDILNHSRPGIIVVNDRLMDNHQKELAQELSKEGYVFYSNVEGLAKIIEQADVTKLQAYEKRNNIPHFVNYLNEMMIASYF
- the LOC129247939 gene encoding 26S proteasome non-ATPase regulatory subunit 1, whose translation is MTLTSAAGIISLLDEPMPDLKVFALKKLDNIVDEFWPEISESIEKIEMLHEDRSFPENKLAGMVASKVFYHLGSFEDALTYALGAGDLFDVNARNEYTETIIAKCIDFYIAQRIAFIENPKEAKTVDTRLEAIVNRMIQRCLDDGQYRQALGIALETRRMDIFEQSIMKSDDVSGMLAYAYNVTMSLIQNRGFRNEVLRCLVGLYRDLGIPDYVNMCQCLIFLEDPLAVAEVLDKLTRSSVEGNNLMAYQIAFDLYESATQEFLGKVLQALKETAPIPTALPSTFKPQGTNAAGSDDASKSSNDEKPKSTEDSAGDAEGDAKIERTIDSLNDSEKAHQKNIEKLISILSGEVTIDLQLQFLIRSNHADLQILRGTKEAVRVSICHTATVIANAFMHAGTTSDQFLRDNLDWLARATNWAKLTATASLGVIHRGHEKDSLGLMQSYLPKETGPSSGYSEGGGLYALGMIHANHGANIIDYLLQQLKDAQNENVRHGGCLGLGLAAMGTHRQDLYEQLKFNLYQDDAVTGEAAGIAMGMVMLGSKNAQAIEDMVSYAQETQHEKILRGLSVGISLTMFARLEEADPLVTSLSTDKDPVLRRSGMYTIAMAYNGTGSNKAIRRLLHVAVSDVNDDVRRAAVTAIGFILFRTPEQCPSVVSLLAESYNPHVRYGAAMALGIACAGTGLREAIGLLEPMVKFDPVNFVRQGALIASAMILIQHTDQTCPKNTFFRQLYAEVISNKHEDVMAKFGAILAQGIIDGGGRNATLSLQSRTGHTNLQAVVGMLVFTQYWYWFPLAHSLALAFTPTCVIGLNSDLKMPKMEFKSAAKPSLYAYPAPLEEKKSEEREKVATAVLSIAARQRRREIADKKEEDNKMDVDEDSKESKKDDKKMDVDEKIEKKDEKKKKDEKEKKKEEDKETVDKKKEEKEKEKEKEKKDKKEPEPNFEILQNPARVVRQQLKVVSVAEAQAYIPLKDVTIGGIIVLQHTGKSAEQELVEPVAAYGPKNEDAKEPEPPEPFEYIED